DNA sequence from the Methanolobus psychrophilus R15 genome:
TCTATCTTGGATGGCTGGGCTATAAGAAAACGCAGCAGACTGAAGATTATATGGTGGGCGGCAGGAAAATGAACCCTTACATCCTGGCAGTCTCATACGGTGCCACCTTTATCAGCACATCTGCGATCGTCGGATTTGGCGGAGCTGCCGGTGCGCTTGGCATGGGTCTTGTCTGGCTTGCTTTTATGACGATCTTTGTAGGTGTATTCCTGGCTTTTGTTGTATTTGGAAAAAGAACCCGCCGCATAGGATTAAAACTCGGCGCTGTCACGTTTCCCGAACTTCTTGGAAGAAGATATCAGTCCCGTTTCATCCAGGGGTTCTCGGGAGCCCTTATTGGTATTTTCATGCCGCTCTATGCCGGAATAGTACTTATCGGAGGGGCAAGGTTCGTCGAAACCACCCTCAATATAAATTATGATGTTGCGGTTCTCATCCTCACGGTGATAGTTGCTGCCTATGTAATAACGGGAGGCATCATCGCGGTCATGTACACAGACGCATTCCAGGGTGCTCTCATGTTCCTTGGGATGGCGCTTCTTCTCACCCTTACTTATATTAAACTGGGCGGTGTTGTGGAAGCTCACCAGGCACTCACCAATATGGCTTACTTGGTACCTGAAAGCCTGCGGGCAGGAGGGCATCTTGGATGGACAGTGAAGATTATATGGTGGGCGGCAGGAAAATGAACCCTTACATCCTGGCAGTCTCATACGGTGCCACCTTTATCAGCACATCTGCGATCGTCGGATTTGGCGGAGCTGCCGGTGCGCTTGGCATGGGTCTTGTCTGGCTTGCTTTTATGACGATCTTTGTAGGTGTATTCCTGGCTTTTGTTGTATTTGGAAAAAGAACCCGCCGCATAGGATTAAAACTCGGCGCTGTCACGTTTCCCGAACTTCTTGGAAGAAGATATCAGTCCCGTTTCATCCAGGGGTTCTCGGGAGCCCTTATTGGTATTTTCATGCCGCTCTATGCCGGAATAGTACTTATCGGAGGGGCAAGGTTCGTCGAAACCACCCTCAATATAAATTATGATGTTGCGGTTCTCATCCTCACGGTGATAGTTGCTGCCTATGTAATAACGGGAGGCATCATCGCGGTCATGTACACAGACGCATTCCAGGGTGCTCTCATGTTCCTTGGGATGGCGCTTCTTCTCACCCTTACTTATATTAAACTGGGCGGTGTTGTGGAAGCTCACCAGGCACTCACCAATATGGCTTACTTGGTACCTGAAAGCCTGCGGGCAGGAGGGCATCTTGGATGGACAGCCATGCCAGAGTTAGGATCACCCATATGGTGGAACCTTGTATCCACATTGATCCTGGGTGTGGGCATCGGCGTCCTTGCCCAGCCCCAGCTTGCGGTCAGGTTCATGACAGTGAAAGATGACAAAGCCCTGAACAGGGCAGTAATGGTCGGAGGACCGTTCATCCTCATGATGACAGGAGTTGCCTTCACGGTGGGGGCACTCTCGAATGTATATTTCTTTGATAAGCTTGGGATGATATCTGTGGTAGCGGCCGGGGGAAACACAGACCTTATCATACCCCAATATATCAACAGCGCAATGCCTGATGTTTTCGTTGTCCTTTTCATGCTGACTCTGCTGGCTGCAGCAATGTCAACATTGAGCGCCCAGTTCCATACAATGGGAACTGCTATAGGACATGACTTCTACCGCGAGTTCCTTAAAAAGGGAGAACTTGGACAAACGGTCAATATCACCAGAATGTCAATAGCATTTACGATCCTGGTCAGCGTTGTGCTCGCATACATCCTGCCGATAAGTATTATTGCAACTGCTACAGCTGTTTTCTTCGGTCTTTGCGCATCCTCCTTCCTGCCCATGTACATAGGAGCCCTCTTCTGGAAACGCATGACAAGGAAAGGAGCGATAGCAAGCATGCTTGTAGGAGCTTTCACCAGCCTTTTCTGGCTTATATTCGTGCATGCAAAAGAGGCAAGTGCACTGGGTATAAGCAAAATGCTCTTTGGTGTGGACACCATCCTGACAGGTACCTGGACGGTCATTGACCCGATCATCGTAGCCACCCCACTGGCCTTCCTGACTGCGATAGTTGTCAGCCTGATGACAAAGCCGGATTCTCAGGAACACATTGATCGCTGTTTTGGGATCTCAACTGCAACCGATTAAGATTGCAGCCTTTTAACGTGCCTTTTTTGGCTCGATTGTCAATCCTTCTGGCAGGAAACTGCCAGAGGGGAATTTCCAGCCCATACATTATGACCTGTTCCCTGCAGTCAAATTCATCTTTGCTTCTACTGTTTATTCTCCTCATATCCTGCAAGTGATACCTGAATATTTTGGATAGATTTATATAGTGACACGTGCTAACATTTAGCACTGTCATATCATAATTTATTATTAAAAAAGGAGAAGAAAAATGCTTGGAATCGACGATCCGCAAATATGGCTTGCTTATGTTCTTTGTTTTTTAAGTGCTATAGGTTGTATCATTTATGGTGCACTGAACTGGAATGAGGGCGAAGAAGAGGAGGCCTGCTGATGGCTGTCAGTACACCAATTCTCGGTATTGCAGTACTTATTTATCTAATGGTCATTTTCTATCTTGGATGGCTGGGCTATAAGAAAACGCAGCAGACTGAAGATTATATGGTGGGCGGCAGGAAGATGCATCCATATGTCCTGGCCATCTCATATGGAGCCACCTTTATCAGCACATCTGCGATCGTCGGATTCGGTGGAGCTGCCGGTGCACTTGGCATGGGTCTTCTCTGGCTTGCTGTCATGAATATCATTGTCGGCATCTTCCTGGCTTTTGTCATATTTGGGAAAAAGACCCGCCGCATAGGATTAAAACTCGGCGCAGTCACGTTTCCTGAACTTCTTGGAAGAAGATATCAGTCCCGTTTCATCCAGGGGTTCTCGGGAGCCCTTATTGGTATTTTCATGCCGCTCTATGCCGGAATAGTACTTATCGGAGGAGCAAGGTTCGTCGAAACCACCCTCAATGTAAATTATGATGTTGCTGTTCTCATCCTCACAGTGATAGTTGCTGCCTATGTCATCACGGGAGGCATCATCGCTGTCATGTACACAGACGCACTTCAGGGCGCTCTCATGTTCCTTGGGATGGCATTCCTGCTAGCTTTCACTTATATTAAACTGGGAGGTGTTGTGGAAGCTCACCAGGCACTCACCAATATGGCTTACCTGGTACCTGAAAGCCTGCGGGCAGGAGGGCATCTTGGATGGACAGCTATGCCTGAATTCGGATCACCCATATGGTGGAATCTTGTGTCGACACTTGTACTTGGTGTAGGTATTGGAGTGCTTGCCCAGCCTCAGCTTGCGGTCAGGTTCATGACAGTGAAAGACGACAAAGCCCTGAACAGGGCAGTACTGGTCGGCGGACCCTTTATCCTTATGATGACAGGTGTGGCCTTCACGGTGGGGGCACTCTCGAATGTATATTTCTTCGATAAACTTGGGGTGATATCGGTGGTAGCCGCCAGTGGGAACACAGACCTCATAATACCCCAGTATATCAACAGCGCAATGCCCAATATTTTCGTTGTCCTTTTCATGCTGACTCTGCTGGCTGCAGCCATGTCTACGATGAGTTCACAGTTCCATACAATGGGAACTGCGATAGGACATGATTTTTACAGGGAGTACGTCAAGAAAGGGGAACTGGGACAAGCCATCAACGTCACCAAAATAGCAATACCGGTTACTATCCTTATCAGTGTTGTGCTCGCGTACATCCTGCCGATAAGCATTATTGCAACTGCAACGGCTATTTTCTTTGGCCTTTGTGCAGCCTCCTTCCTGCCGATGTATACAGGCGCCCTCTTCTGGAAACGCATGACCAGAGAAGGGGCGATAGCAAGCATGCTGGTGGGAGCTTTCAGCAGCCTTTTCTGGCTTTTGTTCGTACATGCCAAAGAGGCTGTGCCCTTTGGCCTCAGCCAGGCCATCTTTGGAAAGGCAACACTCCTGAGCGGAACATGGACAGTCGTCGATCCGATAATAATTGCCACACCTCTGGCCTTCCTGACAGCTATCATTGTCAGCCTGCTGACAAAACCAATTTCTCAGGAACATCTGGAAAAATGCTTTGATAAATAAGAAAAAGATAAAAAGTCAGAAGCTCAGATGCAGCCAAAAAACGTGGACAAATAGTAATGTCCACATTTCTTTTTTAGAATGACTGTCACTTGTGTGTTTCCTGAAGTTTCTTCACAAGGTTAAAAATGTTTCTCAGCATCTTCTGCAGGTTTGCTTTTTCCATATGGCAGTCCGGAAAAGCGAATAATCAGAGAAAGGCAAAAGTCGTATGACGAGAACTAGAGGGGATATGTATTTTATAATTATAATCGACTTTTGCCTTAACTCTCTTCGACATACAGAAATATAAACCTAACCATAGTAAAGGCGAAAATGCAGCCAAAGCATGCAATTCATAGCCTACATTTCTATATAGTCATTTACCTCAAGAATGACGACATTGGTACCTGATGCCTTTTTTACATGGAATGCAAAAATATAGGGATCCTGGGAGATACGCTCGTAGGTGTTATAATGCATGGGTATTGCAATTTTCGGGCGCAACATACCAACTGCAAGAGCAGCAGCATAAGCATCCATTGTATATCGGCCTCCAATTGGGATTATTGCAACATCGGGTTTATACACATCCCCTATCATCTCCATGTCCCTGAACAGCCCAGTGTCACCGGCATGGTAAATACAGACATCTCCTGCATGAATGATAAAGCCTGCAGCCCTTCCACCATCAAAGGAATGACCAGACTCATCTATAGAAGAGGAATGGCAGGCATCGGTCATTGTAAGTGCAATATCCCCCAGTGTTATAGAGCCACCGATGTTCATTCCTTCTGTGAGGACACCCCTGGACCGGAGATACTGTGAAAGTTCATGGATACAGGCCACCCTGCATCCTGTTCGTCGTGCTATCCCGACAGTATCACCCAGATGATCGAAATGTCCGTGGGTGACTGCGATGAAGTCTGGCTCCACTTCTGTGGAACGGACAGTTGCCGCAGGATTACTGTCAAGGAAAGGATCTATCAGCAGCCTGTATTTTGAGCGTACCTCAAAACAGGAATGACCAAGCCATGTCAGTCTGACATTATTCATGAGCAGATTGTGGCTTTCATCCGACTAATAATTTGTCATATAACCCAACTTTGACAGTCAAAAGTAATAATAGTGTTCTTAGTCTTGATGTATTCGACCAAAAATGCAACAAAAACTAAGAACATACGAGATTATTCCTAATGAGAATATATGCTTTCCTATCGGAACTATCCTGGCTGTAGAACAACTTTATGATGTACTTGACTTTTCCACTGTTTTTGGCAAACACAAAAAGAATGGATTTGACATCAACTACCTGCTGAAAGCTCTTGTAAGCTACAAGCTTACAGATAATTTCAGCATAAGTAAAGCTCATGATTGGATCAACCGTGATGAGGTACTTGAGATCTTCAATCTTGAAGAATTCAGTGAACGAACACTTTACAGGATTCTTGAAACCCTGGGAAATAATCGTGAAACGATTATTTCCGATATCCAGGACAGATTGTTTGGCAGATACGATTTCGAACATACTAACATCAACATGGACTGGACAAGTATTGTCCTGCACGGTGATAAATCGCCATTGGGTAAATATGGTTATAGTCGTGACCATAGGCCGGATAAGAAACAGATAACTTTAGGCATAGCAGAACTTGCTGATCCTATCAATGTGCCAATTGGCATCACAGTAGAACAAGGAAATCTACATGATCAAAAGCACTTCAGGAAAACGTATCAACAGGTTAACAAGAGGTTGAAGCAGGGATCACTTGTTGTTTTCGATAAAGGAGCTCATAGTACAGAGAACACTGCCATGATAAGGGCAGATGATATGCAGTATCTGACTGCAAGAAAGCTCAATAAGAGCGATGACAAGATAATTGCAAACTTCGGGAACTATTCTCTTGAGATCGTTGATTCAGAAGATGGTATCTATGGCCTGAAAATCGTTAAACCAAGTAGTGTCAACTACTTCTACTTCTCTGAAAAGCTCAAGAAGGAGCAACTTGAATCAAGAGCCAGGAAGATCATGAGGCAGATCCAGGAAGCAAAAGAGATACAAGAATCTATTGACAAAAACAAAAAGCTGCCTAAAAAGTTCAGGATTAACAATGTCCTTGTTGATGTCGTTTATTCTCTGCAGACAAAACTGACGGATATTGATGAAGAAGAAGCTATCAAACTTCTTGAGGAACATTTGATAACAGGCAGAGAAGGATTTTTCTGTCTGAAATCGAGTAAGAATTTGACACTAAAACAGGCTCTTCAAACATACAGGAAAAAGGATTCTATCGAGAAGATCATCAATTCTCTCAAGAATGAGATTGAGATAAAACCGTTGAGAGTGTGGTCCGATGCTAGTGTTTATGGAGCTATTATTATTGGGTTCATTGCACAGTTGTTCATATCGCTGATGCGATATGAGTTCAATGAACTCAAGCATAAGTCCACAAAGTTCATCAAAAAAAGCTTATTGAATTTGACAGTTACCGTAGATTTCCTGAAAGATCGGTCGAAAAAGTACATTTACGCCAATTTTGATGCCATAAATACACTGATTTTAAGGCAAAAATGGGCAAAATCGTAGAATTTTGCATGAAATTGTTTAAACTGTCAAATAGGTTTTCCTGACAAAAAAAAGAAAATTCTAGGTCCGAAGAGAAGACATTCTCTTCATCAAGGAGTGAAAACTGTCAAACTTGGGATATAAGAATGGTTATATCCATATAAGAAAATACATAAACAGACCTATGAAAAGCAATATGGAGATAGGCATAGTCATCCATGGCCCGGATATCATTGATTCGGGAATGGCACTGAAGATAATAAAAACACTTGAAGGGTTCGGGAGTACCAGCGCAATCATGGCAGGCACTATAGGTAAGACTGCCGTACTCGATGCCCATCTTGAGGAACTGATAGATATACAGGCATCTCTCAGGCCAAGCGCATGCATTGAGGAATTCTTCCTGACAAAAGATGCAGTCGTTCTCCTGAACCATGGCAAGACCATAGAGAATGGGCGTGTTTTTGCCAACCTGGTAGTAGCAAACCTTGGTGATCGTCATCTTAAACCACTTATCCATGTAGAGAGGCCTTCCTGCAAGGATGGGGAAGTTATCCCGTGGAACGGGGCCGCAATAACCTTTGCTTCATATCTTGCCAGCTCACTGGGACTCAGGTTATCGGCAGTCCCGGATGTGATTATACCCATAAGCATTGAGAACAACGGGCACCGGATAGTGAGAAAGGTTTTCGGGGTGCATCCCGGAGAGAACATACTCATCAATGGAGTAGTTGTCGCCTATGCACTCTCCGAGGATGTCAGTATTACCACAGAGAACGGGTTCATTACCGAGATAGCCGGAGCCAGAGTTAAGGAGCACGGCCTTGAGAAGCTTCACAGGTATGAACAAAGGGAGACAATTGACATTACACGGTGCTGGATAAAAAGCGGCCCTTTGCGAGGCAACAACTTCTCTGCGCGCCTGTACACGGAAAAAGCAGGTGTTCTCAAATCCGGCAATGTAGCCTTACCTGAAGTGGCAGGTCCTCCGGACAGCATCAAAGCGGTCATTATTGACCATGAAGCAGAAAGGTCTTTTGAACTGGCGGCCGGCGCGCAGGTAGCTGTCACTATAGGTGATGATACCACCGAGATTGCCGGGGATATACTCTACAGGCTTGGCATACCCATCATAGGGATCACTGACGGGGATAGTGACGGCTTTGCGCACAGAAAACACATATTCCCAGGCTCTTTTGTGCTCAGGCTCCGGCCCGGATATGATGATATTGTAGGTAAAAAGATAAGAGCCGAGATATTTGGCGGCAACGGAAATGCGTATTTTACATCTTTAACAGAGTTGCAGAATAAAATTACATCTTTATCTAAAAGCTGCCTGAACTTTACTCGAAATTATTAGTTTTTCAGGACTTTAATTATAACCATATATAACTTTAAATATAATAATTGCATACTATGTATTAGAGCTCCTAGTGAGCACAATTAAATAAGGGGTTATTATGAAAGAATATGAAGTAAAAATACTGGATGACACAGACTATAGATTCATTGACGCATTGAAAAGTCTGGGAATGTCTAGGAACGTCGCCACAACGCTTACGTATCTCTCTAATGTGCAGGAAGCATCCTCACAGGAAATAGAGATGAGCACCGGACTAAGACAGCCGGAAGTAAGTGTTGCCATGAGGCAGATGCGCGAAAGAAGCTGGATCGATATCCACAACAAAAAAGCTATTGGAAAGGGCAGGCCTACAAAGATCTACAAACTTTCCGCTCCTGTTGAAGATATTATCAAGCATTATGAGCGCAAGATAATAGAAGACACAAGAACAACGATGGATGCTATTACCAAACTCAAGAACATCACACGTAAAATGTGATGTCACCAGTTTACCGGTTAGTTTATCTATCGACAGGTGGAGTCCCCTTCCCTGACAGCTGCGGGCTGGCAGGCAGGGGATGAAAACCACATGTGCCATAGAACAAATATCTCAATTCTTTTTTCCAGAATCTAACCTGTCCTTGAACAGGAGCTACAGTCAACTCAGCCATCTGTGATTTTAAAAACCATCCAGGAGCTGTTCATCCCTGTGATGCAATGCATATGATCTTTAAGCTGCCGGACAGAGCCATCCCGTCTACAGGAACGGCTTGTCCGTCTTTTAAAATGAGGACGGTCTCTTGATTGAGACCGAGTGTTTCAAGGATCTTTTCATAAGT
Encoded proteins:
- a CDS encoding SSS sodium solute transporter superfamily, whose amino-acid sequence is MAVSTPVLGIVVLVYMMIIFYLGWLGYKKTQQTEDYMVGGRKMNPYILAVSYGATFISTSAIVGFGGAAGALGMGLVWLAFMTIFVGVFLAFVVFGKRTRRIGLKLGAVTFPELLGRRYQSRFIQGFSGALIGIFMPLYAGIVLIGGARFVETTLNINYDVAVLILTVIVAAYVITGGIIAVMYTDAFQGALMFLGMALLLTLTYIKLGGVVEAHQALTNMAYLVPESLRAGGHLGWTVKIIWWAAGK
- a CDS encoding Na+/solute symporter, with product MDSEDYMVGGRKMNPYILAVSYGATFISTSAIVGFGGAAGALGMGLVWLAFMTIFVGVFLAFVVFGKRTRRIGLKLGAVTFPELLGRRYQSRFIQGFSGALIGIFMPLYAGIVLIGGARFVETTLNINYDVAVLILTVIVAAYVITGGIIAVMYTDAFQGALMFLGMALLLTLTYIKLGGVVEAHQALTNMAYLVPESLRAGGHLGWTAMPELGSPIWWNLVSTLILGVGIGVLAQPQLAVRFMTVKDDKALNRAVMVGGPFILMMTGVAFTVGALSNVYFFDKLGMISVVAAGGNTDLIIPQYINSAMPDVFVVLFMLTLLAAAMSTLSAQFHTMGTAIGHDFYREFLKKGELGQTVNITRMSIAFTILVSVVLAYILPISIIATATAVFFGLCASSFLPMYIGALFWKRMTRKGAIASMLVGAFTSLFWLIFVHAKEASALGISKMLFGVDTILTGTWTVIDPIIVATPLAFLTAIVVSLMTKPDSQEHIDRCFGISTATD
- a CDS encoding Na+/solute symporter encodes the protein MAVSTPILGIAVLIYLMVIFYLGWLGYKKTQQTEDYMVGGRKMHPYVLAISYGATFISTSAIVGFGGAAGALGMGLLWLAVMNIIVGIFLAFVIFGKKTRRIGLKLGAVTFPELLGRRYQSRFIQGFSGALIGIFMPLYAGIVLIGGARFVETTLNVNYDVAVLILTVIVAAYVITGGIIAVMYTDALQGALMFLGMAFLLAFTYIKLGGVVEAHQALTNMAYLVPESLRAGGHLGWTAMPEFGSPIWWNLVSTLVLGVGIGVLAQPQLAVRFMTVKDDKALNRAVLVGGPFILMMTGVAFTVGALSNVYFFDKLGVISVVAASGNTDLIIPQYINSAMPNIFVVLFMLTLLAAAMSTMSSQFHTMGTAIGHDFYREYVKKGELGQAINVTKIAIPVTILISVVLAYILPISIIATATAIFFGLCAASFLPMYTGALFWKRMTREGAIASMLVGAFSSLFWLLFVHAKEAVPFGLSQAIFGKATLLSGTWTVVDPIIIATPLAFLTAIIVSLLTKPISQEHLEKCFDK
- a CDS encoding metal-dependent hydrolase, encoding MNNVRLTWLGHSCFEVRSKYRLLIDPFLDSNPAATVRSTEVEPDFIAVTHGHFDHLGDTVGIARRTGCRVACIHELSQYLRSRGVLTEGMNIGGSITLGDIALTMTDACHSSSIDESGHSFDGGRAAGFIIHAGDVCIYHAGDTGLFRDMEMIGDVYKPDVAIIPIGGRYTMDAYAAALAVGMLRPKIAIPMHYNTYERISQDPYIFAFHVKKASGTNVVILEVNDYIEM
- a CDS encoding transposase, encoding MQQKLRTYEIIPNENICFPIGTILAVEQLYDVLDFSTVFGKHKKNGFDINYLLKALVSYKLTDNFSISKAHDWINRDEVLEIFNLEEFSERTLYRILETLGNNRETIISDIQDRLFGRYDFEHTNINMDWTSIVLHGDKSPLGKYGYSRDHRPDKKQITLGIAELADPINVPIGITVEQGNLHDQKHFRKTYQQVNKRLKQGSLVVFDKGAHSTENTAMIRADDMQYLTARKLNKSDDKIIANFGNYSLEIVDSEDGIYGLKIVKPSSVNYFYFSEKLKKEQLESRARKIMRQIQEAKEIQESIDKNKKLPKKFRINNVLVDVVYSLQTKLTDIDEEEAIKLLEEHLITGREGFFCLKSSKNLTLKQALQTYRKKDSIEKIINSLKNEIEIKPLRVWSDASVYGAIIIGFIAQLFISLMRYEFNELKHKSTKFIKKSLLNLTVTVDFLKDRSKKYIYANFDAINTLILRQKWAKS